The genomic window GCAAAATCCAGCGCACCTCTTCACCTTTATTATCGAAACAGTAATAGGTGCTGATAGGGTTCATGTTGTAACCGAAGTAGCGCCAGTTTGCCAATAACCTGATCGGGCCATCGGGCCGCTCACCGGTCTCGTCGGCGATTCGCTGCCGCACGGCATCATCCAAGGGCACAGCAGGATCACCTAAGAAGTCGGCCCGACAGAACCTGGCCGGGGCCCAGCGCGCAGTGGACCAGAAAGGAGACCTGGCAAGGACATCCTCCAACTCTGCAAGATCCAGATACATCATGAACACCCGGTAGCGGAACCGGTGTTCGCGGGGAGCAAAGCGGCGGTGCTGCACCCAGCCGCTATAGATGGCGCTCTCCATCAGAGGGATACTCCCAGCGCCTCGCATACGCGCAGTGCGCTTTTCACTCCATCCTCGTGAAAACCATTCGCCCAATAGGCACCACAGTACCAAGTACTATTCACGCCGTTAATCTTTTCCCATTGCTGTTGAGCCTGCATACCGGCGACAGAAAACTGGGGATGCGCGTACTCATAGCGGCCGATAATCTTATCGGGATCGATTGCGTCATCTGCGTTGAGCGTAACACAATAGGTCTTTTTACTATCAAGCCGCTGCAGAATGTTCATATTGTAGGTCAGCACCGGCAACTGGTCCGAGCCGCTCTGCAAGCGGTAATTCCAACTGGCCCAGCAGCGCTCACGGGTCGGCAGGACACGAGTGTCAGTATGCAGAACTACTGAGTTGGCAGCATAGGGGATGGCACTGAGAATCGCCTGTTCTTCCCCACTGGCATCGGAAAGACAGCCCAGGGCCTGATCCGAGTGGCAGGCAAACACCACGGCATCGAAGTGATGCTGCTCCCCTTTTTCAGTCTGCAATTCCACACCTTCAGCGGTGCGAATTACCGAGGCAATCGGGGTAGAAAGGCGAATTTTGTCCTCAAACCCCGCCACCATCGGCGCAATATATTCACGCGAGCCACCCTTGATCACTCGCCACTGGGGGCGGTTGAATATATTCAGTAGTCCGTGATTGAAGAAAAAGCGCACAAAGAAATCGACGGAGAAATCCCGCATCTGCGACAGGCTCGCGGACCAGATGGCCGAGCCCATTGGCACCAGATAGCGGTCACAGAACTCTGGAGAATAACCATTGGCTTCCAGATACTGTCCAAGAGTCATGCCTTCAGCCAGGTTTCCGCTCTGCCAGTCCCGCACCGCCTCGCGGTTAAAGCGCAGGATATCCCGCAGCATTCGCCAGTGACCGGGACGCAGGATATTCGAGCGCTGTCCGAACAGGCTGTTGAGGTTGTTACCCGCGTATTCGAATGTTTCGGAGTCAGAACAGACACTGAAGCCCATATCCGTGGGCTGGGACTCTATGCCCAGTTGATCCATCAGTTTGATGAAGTTGGGATAGGTCCAGTCGTTATAGACGATGAACCCTGTATCGACAGCGAGTTTGCGATCCCCCTCCTCGACGTCGATCGTAGCGGTGTGCCCCCCCAGTCTGTCAGCAGCCTCAAAAAGCGTAATATCGTGTTTCTTATTAAGAAGGTAGGCAGACGTCAGTCCTGCTATACCACTGCCTACAATGGCTATGCGCATGAAGATTTCCTTAACGTTCGTATTCTTGTCATTCTCGGAGCAAAGACGCGAAACCAGAGACTGCGGAAAAAGCCCAGAAACCGCAGTGGCCAGCTGAGTCGACGCGGGAAGTCGATCACGTGTTTTCCGCGCTCAAGGCCATTTTCAATGCACTCGGCGGCCGCTTCGGGTGTCATCAGGAACGGCATGTCGAAGTCATTCGACTCGGTCAGAGGGGTATCGATAAAGCCCGGACGGATATGGACAACCTGCAGGCAAACCCGGGAGGTGTCGGCGCGAACCGAATCGAGGAAATAGCCGAGCGCCGCCTTGGACGCGCCGTAAGCTTCGGCGCGGGGAAAGCCCACCACAGAAGAGAGACTACCCACGGCGGCAAAAACCGGCTTTTTGCTGTGCGCCAGAAGAGGCAGCGCCTGGCGCAGGGTATTCACGACACCGAAGAAATTGGCATCAAACACCCGCCGATAGCTCTCCACGTCGAGCGTCAGGCCATCATCGTATTCACAGGTGCCGGCACAGGCCACCACCATATCCAGGTGATCTGTCAGGCTCGCCAGGCGGTCACCCGCCTCCTCCATGGCTGCGTCATCGCCGACATCACAGTCCAGCACCCGGATATGTTTGGGCGCAGCTTTCTGTAGCTCGAGCAAGCTGTCGCGCCCACGGCTACTGACGATGATGAAATTGTTATTTCGGGCCAAGCGAAGCGCCAGCGCCTTGCCAATACCCGAGCTGGCACCGGTGATCCAAATGGTCTTGTCGCGAATCGCCGCCATCACTCAGCTCCCTGCGCCACCGAGGCGCTTTTTGAGTCCGCGCACCATGGTTCCCAGCAAGGGCACCTGTTCATACACCATGGCTCCGAGGTCGTAGAAATCCTCGTGGTAGTACACCCGCTCCCGGTAATGCAGCAGGCTGCAGCCCCTCAGCGTAAGGGGTTTGCCCTTGTTGAGCTGGCGATGGCTAAAGTGCATCTGCCACGGCAGGCAGGCACTGCCCCCACCCATGACCGACCGGTCAAACTCGAAACGGCAACTGGTCAAACCGCCATTCATGCCCGCGAAATAGCGCTTCAGGGCCGGTAAACCCTCGACCCGATGAACCGGGTCGCAAAAGATGACATCCTCGTCGTAGAGCCTGTCCAACAGGGACGG from Microbulbifer aggregans includes these protein-coding regions:
- a CDS encoding NAD(P)/FAD-dependent oxidoreductase is translated as MRIAIVGSGIAGLTSAYLLNKKHDITLFEAADRLGGHTATIDVEEGDRKLAVDTGFIVYNDWTYPNFIKLMDQLGIESQPTDMGFSVCSDSETFEYAGNNLNSLFGQRSNILRPGHWRMLRDILRFNREAVRDWQSGNLAEGMTLGQYLEANGYSPEFCDRYLVPMGSAIWSASLSQMRDFSVDFFVRFFFNHGLLNIFNRPQWRVIKGGSREYIAPMVAGFEDKIRLSTPIASVIRTAEGVELQTEKGEQHHFDAVVFACHSDQALGCLSDASGEEQAILSAIPYAANSVVLHTDTRVLPTRERCWASWNYRLQSGSDQLPVLTYNMNILQRLDSKKTYCVTLNADDAIDPDKIIGRYEYAHPQFSVAGMQAQQQWEKINGVNSTWYCGAYWANGFHEDGVKSALRVCEALGVSL
- a CDS encoding SDR family NAD(P)-dependent oxidoreductase produces the protein MAAIRDKTIWITGASSGIGKALALRLARNNNFIIVSSRGRDSLLELQKAAPKHIRVLDCDVGDDAAMEEAGDRLASLTDHLDMVVACAGTCEYDDGLTLDVESYRRVFDANFFGVVNTLRQALPLLAHSKKPVFAAVGSLSSVVGFPRAEAYGASKAALGYFLDSVRADTSRVCLQVVHIRPGFIDTPLTESNDFDMPFLMTPEAAAECIENGLERGKHVIDFPRRLSWPLRFLGFFRSLWFRVFAPRMTRIRTLRKSSCA
- a CDS encoding nuclear transport factor 2 family protein; the encoded protein is MSGLITELQQYYSDFGAVAADPSLLDRLYDEDVIFCDPVHRVEGLPALKRYFAGMNGGLTSCRFEFDRSVMGGGSACLPWQMHFSHRQLNKGKPLTLRGCSLLHYRERVYYHEDFYDLGAMVYEQVPLLGTMVRGLKKRLGGAGS